The Tenacibaculum jejuense genome includes a window with the following:
- a CDS encoding Gfo/Idh/MocA family oxidoreductase — translation MKNFAILGVAGYIAPRHLMAIKETGNNLLASLDKNDSVGILDSYFPDSSFFVEFERFDRHIEKLKRQEGIQLDYVSVCTPNYLHDSHIRMALRRGADALCEKPLVLNPWNLDALEAIEEESQNRIHAILQLRLHPSVIALKKKVESQKNKTKHEIDLTYITSRGKWYDISWKGDESKSGGIVTNIGIHFFDMLTWIFGNVQESEVYLRDLDKASGYLELENARVRWFLSIDENSLPEEVKVKGQRTFRSITVGGEEIEFSKGFTDLHTKTYEEVLLGNGFSLKDARSSIETVYNIRNAKVVNNGIKHPYL, via the coding sequence ATGAAAAATTTTGCAATTTTAGGAGTGGCAGGATATATAGCTCCAAGGCACTTAATGGCAATAAAAGAAACAGGAAATAATTTACTAGCATCGTTAGATAAAAATGATAGTGTGGGTATTTTAGATAGTTATTTTCCCGATTCTAGTTTTTTTGTCGAATTTGAAAGGTTTGATCGTCACATAGAAAAACTTAAGAGACAAGAAGGTATTCAATTGGATTATGTAAGTGTTTGTACACCCAACTATCTTCATGACTCTCACATAAGAATGGCTTTAAGAAGAGGAGCGGATGCTTTGTGCGAAAAACCTTTAGTGTTAAATCCTTGGAACTTAGATGCGCTTGAAGCTATTGAAGAAGAAAGTCAAAATAGAATTCATGCTATTCTACAATTACGATTACATCCAAGTGTTATAGCTTTGAAGAAAAAAGTAGAATCACAGAAAAATAAAACAAAACACGAAATTGATTTAACGTATATCACTTCTCGAGGCAAATGGTATGATATTTCTTGGAAAGGAGACGAAAGCAAATCGGGAGGAATAGTAACCAATATAGGAATACATTTTTTTGATATGCTGACATGGATTTTTGGAAATGTTCAAGAAAGTGAAGTTTATTTAAGAGATTTAGATAAAGCAAGCGGATATTTAGAGCTTGAAAATGCTAGAGTTCGATGGTTTTTGTCTATAGATGAAAATTCTCTGCCAGAAGAGGTTAAAGTTAAAGGACAAAGAACGTTCAGATCGATAACTGTTGGAGGGGAAGAAATTGAATTTAGTAAAGGTTTTACAGATTTACATACTAAAACTTACGAAGAGGTATTGTTAGGAAATGGTTTTTCATTGAAAGATGCAAGATCTTCTATTGAGACGGTGTATAACATAAGAAATGCAAAAGTTGTAAATAACGGAATAAAACATCCTTATTTATAA
- a CDS encoding nucleotide sugar dehydrogenase yields MSEPKIGVIGLGYVGLPLARLFATKYSVVGFDINKSRISELKSGVDSTLEVDDEVLNSVIVDKNTGSKGLYCSSDVNDLKDCTIFIVTVPTPTDKNNRPVLTPLIKASETVGGVLKKEDIVIYESTVYPGATEEDCVPVLEVVSGMKFNQDFFVGYSPERINPGDKLHTVDKILKVTSGSTPQVGKIVDELYKSVITAGTHLAPTIKVAEAAKVIENSQRDINIAFVNELAKIFNLMDINTHDVLEAAGTKWNFLPFKPGLVGGHCIGVDPYYLAQKAQEYGYHPEIILAGRRLNDSMGEYVASEVIKLMIGNDLRIKDAKVLILGITFKENCPDVRNTRVVDVVNALKEYGVSVDIFDPWANEDEVLKEYNLSSTTKVPKEKYSALVLTVAHKEFNNLNLEMLKADNAVVYDVKNALINKDKTL; encoded by the coding sequence ATGAGCGAGCCGAAAATAGGAGTCATAGGATTAGGATATGTAGGATTACCTTTAGCTAGGTTATTCGCTACAAAATATTCAGTTGTTGGTTTTGATATTAATAAAAGCAGAATATCGGAATTAAAATCGGGAGTAGATTCAACTCTAGAGGTTGATGATGAAGTGTTGAATTCTGTAATAGTTGATAAGAATACTGGTTCAAAAGGGTTGTACTGTTCTTCAGATGTAAATGATTTAAAAGACTGTACCATTTTTATAGTGACAGTACCCACACCAACAGATAAAAATAATCGTCCAGTTTTAACGCCATTAATAAAAGCTAGTGAAACAGTAGGTGGAGTTTTAAAGAAGGAGGATATAGTAATTTATGAATCTACAGTTTACCCTGGAGCCACAGAGGAAGATTGTGTGCCAGTTTTAGAGGTGGTTTCTGGTATGAAATTCAATCAAGACTTCTTTGTTGGGTATTCGCCAGAAAGAATAAATCCAGGCGATAAGTTACACACAGTAGATAAAATTTTAAAAGTAACATCAGGTTCTACGCCACAAGTAGGCAAGATTGTTGATGAACTATATAAGTCAGTTATCACAGCTGGAACACATTTGGCTCCAACAATTAAAGTAGCGGAAGCAGCAAAAGTAATAGAGAATTCTCAAAGAGATATAAATATTGCTTTTGTTAATGAGTTGGCAAAAATTTTCAATCTAATGGATATTAATACTCATGATGTTTTGGAAGCTGCTGGAACAAAATGGAATTTCTTGCCTTTTAAACCAGGTCTAGTCGGAGGGCATTGTATAGGTGTAGATCCATATTATTTAGCACAAAAAGCTCAAGAGTATGGTTACCATCCTGAGATTATTTTAGCAGGAAGAAGATTAAATGACAGTATGGGGGAGTATGTGGCTTCAGAAGTTATTAAATTAATGATAGGCAACGATCTTAGAATTAAAGACGCAAAAGTTTTGATTCTAGGTATCACATTTAAAGAAAATTGTCCAGATGTAAGAAATACAAGAGTCGTGGATGTGGTTAATGCGCTAAAAGAGTATGGCGTTAGTGTAGATATTTTTGATCCATGGGCAAATGAAGATGAGGTTTTAAAAGAATATAATTTAAGCTCAACAACAAAAGTACCAAAAGAAAAGTATAGTGCACTAGTTCTAACTGTCGCTCATAAAGAGTTTAATAATCTAAACCTTGAGATGTTAAAAGCGGATAATGCTGTCGTTTATGATGTCAAAAATGCGCTAATAAATAAAGATAAAACATTATAG
- a CDS encoding NAD-dependent epimerase/dehydratase family protein codes for MKILVTGAAGFIGFHLTKSLLELGHTVVGIDNINDYYDVNLKYDRLKELGILEGSSSKFHHACYSEIFPSLSFVRMNLEDGNKLEVLFKENNFNVVCNLAAQAGVRYSIQNPRAYIDSNIVGFLNILECCRCNKIDHLVYASSSSVYGMNSKIPFSEEDQVDSPVSLYAATKKSNELMAHSYSNLYNLTTTALRFFTVYGPWGRPDMAPMLFAEAINKNEHIKVFNHGDMERDFTYIDDIVKGIVKVIENPIRRRKKYEVYNIGNNKTVKLTDFIGELELNFNRKVEKHLLPMQLGDVKKTWANVDKLMKDYNYKPSTTVKKGVLEFVNWFIGYKN; via the coding sequence ATGAAAATTTTAGTAACAGGAGCTGCAGGTTTTATAGGGTTTCATTTGACTAAGAGTCTACTGGAGTTAGGACACACTGTGGTAGGTATCGATAATATAAATGACTATTATGATGTTAATCTTAAATATGATAGACTAAAAGAATTAGGAATACTAGAAGGCTCATCTTCAAAATTTCATCATGCTTGTTACAGTGAAATTTTTCCATCTCTATCTTTTGTTAGAATGAATTTAGAAGATGGAAATAAGTTAGAAGTGTTATTTAAAGAAAATAATTTTAATGTAGTTTGTAACTTGGCAGCCCAAGCTGGAGTTCGTTACAGTATACAAAATCCTAGAGCTTATATAGATAGTAATATAGTAGGATTTTTAAATATTTTAGAATGTTGTAGATGTAACAAGATAGATCATTTAGTTTATGCTAGTAGTTCTAGTGTATATGGAATGAACTCTAAAATTCCTTTTTCAGAAGAAGATCAAGTTGATTCTCCTGTAAGTTTGTACGCTGCAACTAAAAAAAGTAATGAGTTGATGGCACACTCTTACAGTAATCTTTATAATTTGACAACTACAGCTTTAAGATTTTTTACTGTTTATGGTCCATGGGGTAGGCCTGATATGGCACCAATGTTGTTTGCGGAAGCAATCAATAAAAATGAGCATATAAAAGTGTTTAATCATGGTGATATGGAGAGAGATTTTACCTACATCGATGATATTGTTAAAGGCATAGTAAAAGTTATTGAAAATCCTATTAGACGCAGAAAAAAATACGAAGTTTACAACATAGGTAACAATAAAACAGTTAAGTTAACTGATTTTATTGGGGAGTTAGAGCTGAATTTTAATAGAAAAGTAGAGAAACATTTATTGCCAATGCAATTAGGTGATGTGAAAAAAACATGGGCAAATGTCGATAAGTTAATGAAGGATTATAATTATAAACCTAGTACAACAGTAAAAAAAGGGGTTTTAGAGTTTGTGAATTGGTTTATTGGTTATAAAAATTAG
- a CDS encoding NeuD/PglB/VioB family sugar acetyltransferase — translation MRKPDIVLIGGGGHCMSVIDVIENENKYNIKGILDSDKETKEVLGYPVLGTDDLITDLVKERVSFLITIGQIKSYSVREKISQKLIKARAKLATVVSPRAHISRYSTIGKGTVIMHDVIINAGAKVGDHCIINTKVNIEHGVEVENFCHISTCAVVNGDSKVEYGTFVGSNATISNGIVVEKNSIISAGKFIK, via the coding sequence ATGAGAAAACCAGATATTGTTTTAATCGGAGGAGGTGGGCACTGTATGTCAGTAATAGATGTTATTGAAAATGAAAATAAATATAATATCAAAGGAATTCTTGACTCTGATAAAGAAACAAAAGAGGTATTGGGATATCCTGTTTTAGGAACTGATGATTTAATTACAGATTTAGTAAAAGAAAGAGTTAGTTTTTTAATCACAATTGGCCAGATAAAATCATATTCAGTAAGAGAAAAAATATCTCAAAAGTTAATAAAAGCTAGAGCAAAGTTAGCTACTGTTGTTTCACCTAGAGCTCACATTTCTAGATATTCAACGATAGGTAAAGGAACAGTTATTATGCATGATGTGATAATTAATGCTGGAGCCAAAGTAGGGGACCATTGCATAATAAATACCAAAGTAAATATTGAACATGGAGTTGAAGTAGAAAATTTTTGTCATATTTCTACATGTGCTGTTGTTAATGGAGATTCTAAGGTTGAATATGGAACGTTTGTAGGGAGCAATGCTACCATATCTAATGGAATAGTAGTGGAAAAAAACAGCATAATTAGTGCAGGTAAATTTATTAAATGA
- a CDS encoding adenylyltransferase/cytidyltransferase family protein has protein sequence MKVGITFSAFDLLHAGHIKMLEEAKRQCDYLICGLQTDPTLDRPEKNKPVQSVVERYIQLKGCKYVDEIVPYATEQDLEDILRSFHINIRIIGDEYANKMFTGRDYCEKKGIKLYFNKREHRFSSSGLRKEVHEKESLKSKDR, from the coding sequence ATGAAAGTTGGTATAACATTTAGTGCATTTGATTTACTTCATGCGGGTCATATCAAAATGTTGGAAGAAGCCAAACGTCAATGTGATTACTTGATATGCGGTCTTCAGACTGATCCAACTTTAGATAGACCAGAAAAAAATAAACCTGTTCAATCTGTAGTTGAACGTTACATTCAATTGAAAGGCTGTAAATATGTCGATGAAATTGTACCCTATGCAACAGAACAAGATTTGGAAGATATTTTAAGATCATTTCATATCAATATACGTATTATAGGAGATGAATATGCCAATAAGATGTTCACAGGGAGAGATTATTGTGAAAAAAAAGGAATAAAATTATACTTCAATAAAAGAGAGCATCGTTTTTCAAGCAGTGGACTAAGGAAAGAAGTTCATGAAAAGGAAAGTTTAAAATCAAAGGACAGATAA
- a CDS encoding UDP-glucose dehydrogenase family protein, translating into MNIAVIGTGYVGLVSGTCFSEMGNNVTCIDIDQAKIEKLHKGIIPIFEPGLEKMVLKNIENRTLSFDTSINNIIDNAEIIFIAVGTPMGEDGSADLQFVLSVAKEIGQKMNRSLIIVNKSTVPVGTADKVKNTIIDELNKRGVSIKFDVVSNPEFLKEGDAINDFMKPDRVIVGAESQHAFVKMKQLYNPFFRSRERLITMDVRSAEMTKYAANAMLATKISFMNEIANICERVGADVENVRIGIGSDSRIGYSFIYPGCGYGGSCFPKDVKALKKIAEEHDYKAQLIASVEDVNNRQKYVIAEKIVKRFGENLEGKTFGVWGLSFKPGTDDMREAPSLYVINELVKRGAKVKAYDPKAIDEAKTFYLKNNNSIEYFERKYDVLKNSDALVLLTEWKEFRSPDFEEIKKQLNQPILFDGRNQYIAYDLEQQGIEYYRIGKN; encoded by the coding sequence ATGAATATAGCTGTAATAGGAACAGGTTATGTTGGGTTAGTTTCAGGTACTTGTTTTTCTGAAATGGGTAATAATGTTACCTGTATCGATATCGACCAAGCTAAAATAGAAAAACTTCATAAAGGTATTATTCCGATTTTTGAACCTGGCTTAGAAAAAATGGTTCTTAAAAATATAGAAAATAGAACACTTTCTTTCGATACATCAATTAATAACATAATAGATAATGCAGAGATAATTTTTATTGCTGTAGGGACACCTATGGGAGAAGATGGTTCAGCAGACTTACAGTTTGTACTTTCTGTTGCTAAAGAGATTGGGCAAAAGATGAATAGATCATTAATAATTGTTAATAAATCAACAGTACCAGTTGGAACAGCAGATAAGGTTAAAAATACAATTATTGATGAATTAAATAAAAGAGGTGTAAGTATAAAATTTGATGTAGTGTCAAATCCAGAATTTTTAAAAGAAGGGGATGCAATAAATGACTTTATGAAACCAGATAGGGTTATTGTTGGGGCAGAATCTCAGCATGCTTTTGTGAAAATGAAACAACTTTACAACCCTTTTTTTAGATCTCGTGAACGTTTGATAACTATGGATGTAAGATCTGCTGAAATGACAAAATATGCAGCTAATGCAATGTTAGCAACAAAAATTTCATTTATGAATGAAATAGCAAATATTTGTGAGCGAGTTGGTGCAGATGTAGAAAATGTAAGGATTGGTATAGGTTCAGATTCCCGAATAGGTTATAGTTTTATATATCCAGGCTGTGGGTATGGAGGGTCTTGTTTCCCTAAAGATGTAAAAGCTTTAAAAAAAATAGCTGAAGAACATGATTATAAAGCTCAATTAATAGCATCTGTGGAAGATGTTAATAATAGGCAAAAATATGTTATTGCAGAAAAAATAGTCAAACGTTTTGGAGAAAATCTAGAAGGTAAAACTTTTGGTGTTTGGGGGCTTTCGTTTAAACCGGGGACAGATGATATGAGAGAAGCTCCATCGTTGTATGTTATAAATGAATTAGTAAAAAGAGGAGCGAAAGTAAAAGCTTATGATCCTAAAGCTATAGATGAGGCTAAAACATTTTATTTGAAAAATAACAATAGTATTGAATATTTTGAAAGAAAATATGATGTTCTCAAAAATTCAGATGCTTTAGTTTTATTGACAGAATGGAAAGAGTTCAGATCACCAGATTTCGAAGAAATAAAAAAACAATTAAATCAACCAATTCTTTTTGATGGTAGGAATCAATATATTGCCTATGATTTAGAACAACAAGGAATTGAATATTACAGAATAGGGAAAAATTAG
- a CDS encoding LegC family aminotransferase, with translation MNQTNTILALIRKLFNAGNDEFIPLHIPCLNGNEKKYLNECIDSTFVSSVGKFVNSFEDKVAEYTKAKHAIVCVNGTNALHLALLLVGVESEDEVITQPLTFIATTNAITYANATPVFVDVDRDTMGMSPVALKKFLLENAELRDGVCYNKITNNRIKACMPMHTFGHACRIEEILSICNEYNIELVEDAAEGMGSVYKGKHLGTFGKVSAISFNGNKIMTTGGGGIILTDDDALAAKAKHLSTQSKIPHKWEYVHDNIGYNYRMPNINAALGLAQLERLDFFLENKRQLAKEYSVFFKENSIEFFDERDEEKCNFWLNAIIFNDKKERDSFLEESNDAGVMTRPIWQLMNKLPMFKNNIKGDLANSEWLEDRVVNIPSSVREK, from the coding sequence ATGAACCAAACGAATACTATATTAGCATTAATCAGGAAATTATTTAATGCTGGGAACGATGAATTTATTCCATTACATATTCCATGCTTAAATGGAAACGAGAAGAAATATTTAAATGAATGTATTGATTCCACTTTCGTTTCAAGTGTAGGGAAATTTGTTAACTCATTTGAAGACAAAGTAGCAGAATATACAAAAGCTAAGCACGCTATTGTATGTGTAAATGGTACAAATGCGCTGCATCTTGCATTATTGCTAGTCGGTGTTGAGTCTGAAGATGAGGTAATTACACAGCCTCTTACATTCATTGCTACTACCAATGCTATAACTTATGCGAATGCTACTCCTGTATTTGTAGATGTAGATAGAGATACAATGGGAATGTCCCCTGTAGCATTAAAAAAATTCTTACTTGAGAATGCGGAGTTGCGAGACGGAGTATGTTATAATAAAATCACTAACAATAGAATAAAAGCATGTATGCCAATGCATACTTTTGGACATGCTTGTAGAATAGAAGAAATACTAAGTATTTGTAATGAATACAATATTGAATTAGTTGAAGATGCAGCAGAAGGTATGGGAAGTGTTTATAAAGGTAAACATTTAGGTACCTTCGGAAAAGTTTCTGCAATTTCTTTTAATGGGAATAAAATAATGACTACTGGCGGAGGTGGAATAATTTTAACGGATGATGATGCTTTAGCTGCTAAGGCAAAACATCTATCAACCCAGTCAAAAATTCCTCATAAATGGGAATATGTTCATGATAATATAGGTTATAATTATAGAATGCCTAATATTAATGCAGCTTTAGGGTTAGCCCAATTAGAGAGATTAGATTTTTTTCTAGAAAACAAGAGGCAATTAGCAAAAGAATATTCAGTCTTTTTTAAAGAAAATTCAATTGAGTTTTTCGATGAGAGAGATGAAGAAAAATGTAATTTTTGGTTAAATGCTATTATTTTTAATGATAAAAAAGAAAGAGATTCTTTCTTAGAAGAAAGTAATGATGCTGGTGTCATGACAAGACCCATATGGCAGTTAATGAATAAACTCCCAATGTTTAAAAATAACATTAAAGGAGATTTAGCTAATTCTGAGTGGTTAGAAGATAGAGTCGTTAATATACCAAGTAGTGTTAGAGAAAAATGA
- a CDS encoding SDR family oxidoreductase → MILQGKKIVVTGGAGFIGSNLCDKLIEMDNEVVCFDNFATGKRENIIHLLNHPKFKLIEGDIRNLEDCKKAVENGEFVLHQAALGSVPRSIKDPITSNDVNVGGFLNMLVASRDAGVKRFVYAASSSTYGDSEALPKVEDKIGKPLSPYAITKYVNELYADVFSKTYGVETIGLRYFNVFGRRQDPNGAYAAVIPKFVKLLMDNKSPVINGDGTYSRDFTYIDNVVQANLLCLATKSKEAINTVYNVAYGERNTLIDLVKYLKEYLSKFDEKINLIEPEHGPNRQGDIPHSLADINKAKELLNYNPEFSLESGLKEAVTWYWENL, encoded by the coding sequence ATGATTTTACAAGGAAAAAAAATAGTAGTAACAGGCGGAGCTGGTTTTATAGGTTCGAATCTATGTGACAAGCTTATTGAAATGGACAATGAAGTAGTTTGTTTTGATAATTTTGCAACAGGAAAAAGAGAGAATATAATTCACTTATTAAATCATCCAAAATTTAAATTAATAGAAGGAGATATTCGAAATCTAGAAGATTGTAAAAAGGCCGTAGAAAATGGAGAGTTTGTTTTACATCAAGCTGCTCTAGGTTCAGTACCAAGATCGATCAAAGATCCAATAACCTCTAATGATGTTAATGTAGGAGGTTTTCTAAATATGTTAGTTGCCTCTAGAGATGCAGGAGTAAAAAGATTTGTTTATGCCGCAAGCTCTTCTACCTATGGAGATTCAGAAGCTTTACCAAAAGTTGAAGATAAGATAGGAAAACCATTGTCTCCTTATGCGATTACAAAATATGTAAATGAATTATATGCTGATGTTTTTTCTAAAACTTACGGAGTAGAAACTATCGGTTTACGTTATTTTAATGTTTTCGGAAGAAGGCAGGATCCTAACGGAGCTTATGCAGCTGTGATTCCAAAATTCGTTAAATTATTGATGGATAATAAATCTCCAGTTATCAATGGAGATGGTACTTATTCAAGAGATTTTACATATATTGATAATGTTGTTCAAGCTAATCTTCTTTGTTTAGCAACGAAAAGTAAAGAAGCCATTAATACAGTTTATAATGTTGCTTATGGAGAAAGAAATACTTTAATTGATTTAGTGAAATATTTAAAAGAGTATTTATCTAAGTTTGATGAAAAAATTAATTTGATAGAACCAGAACACGGTCCCAATCGACAAGGAGATATACCACATTCATTAGCTGATATTAATAAAGCTAAAGAGTTGTTGAATTATAATCCAGAATTTTCTTTAGAATCAGGATTAAAGGAAGCAGTAACTTGGTATTGGGAAAATTTATAA
- the neuB gene encoding N-acetylneuraminate synthase, which translates to MKKTLIIAEAGVNHNGSITTAKQLIDVAVEAKVDLVKFQTFKADVIVSKTAKKADYQIKNTKEESDSQYEMLKKLELSHEDHLELISYCKEKGIEFFSTAFDVDGIDYLESLDFRLYKIPSGEITNYPYIKSIAQKRKPVIVSTGMCNLSEIEQAIKILIENGLSRSEITILHCNTEYPTPMKDVNLKAMKTIEKAFGVKVGYSDHTLGIEVPIAAVALGATVIEKHFTLDRNLPGPDHRASLEPQELKDMVYAIRNIEEAVSGNGIKEPSESEKKNKKIARKSIHLKNELKEGQIIKEEDLQPLRPGDGISTMQWNQVIGRRVSGDLNKFHKLKWSDLI; encoded by the coding sequence ATGAAAAAAACTCTAATAATAGCTGAGGCAGGTGTTAATCATAATGGAAGTATTACTACAGCAAAACAACTAATTGATGTTGCTGTTGAAGCTAAAGTAGATTTAGTGAAATTCCAAACATTTAAAGCAGATGTTATAGTCAGTAAAACTGCTAAAAAAGCTGATTATCAAATAAAGAACACAAAAGAAGAAAGTGATAGTCAATATGAAATGCTTAAAAAGCTAGAATTAAGTCATGAAGATCATTTGGAGTTAATAAGTTATTGTAAAGAGAAAGGGATTGAGTTTTTTTCTACAGCTTTTGATGTTGATGGAATTGATTATTTAGAAAGTTTAGATTTTAGGTTGTATAAAATACCTAGCGGGGAAATAACAAATTATCCATACATAAAATCCATTGCACAAAAAAGGAAGCCAGTAATTGTTTCCACAGGAATGTGTAATTTATCAGAAATAGAGCAAGCCATTAAAATTCTTATTGAAAATGGTTTATCACGATCTGAAATAACAATATTACACTGTAACACTGAATATCCAACCCCAATGAAGGATGTTAACCTAAAAGCAATGAAAACTATAGAAAAAGCTTTTGGTGTTAAAGTAGGATATTCTGATCATACATTAGGAATTGAAGTGCCTATTGCTGCAGTAGCTCTAGGAGCAACTGTAATAGAAAAACATTTTACTTTAGATAGAAATTTACCTGGGCCAGATCATAGAGCTTCATTAGAACCTCAAGAATTAAAAGATATGGTTTATGCTATTAGAAATATTGAAGAAGCAGTTTCAGGAAATGGAATTAAAGAACCAAGCGAAAGTGAAAAAAAGAATAAGAAAATTGCTAGAAAAAGTATTCATTTAAAGAATGAATTAAAAGAAGGGCAAATAATTAAAGAAGAAGATTTACAACCACTTAGACCTGGTGATGGTATTTCAACAATGCAATGGAATCAAGTTATAGGAAGAAGAGTTAGTGGAGATTTAAATAAGTTTCATAAATTGAAATGGAGTGATTTAATATGA
- a CDS encoding UDP-N-acetylglucosamine 4,6-dehydratase produces the protein MDYLSLINRDKLLFEKDILANKLELLNRVTSSTFLVLGGAGTIGQAVTKEIFKRNPKKLHVVDISENNLVELVRDIRSSFGYIDGDFKTYALDIGSIEYDAFINKGEGYDYVLNLSALKHVRSEKDPYTLMRMIKVNILNTIKTIDQSIKMNAKKYFCVSTDKAANPVNMMGGSKRIMEMFLMERSKQINISTARFANVAFSDGSLLHGFEQRIKKKQPIAAPSDIKRYFVVPQESGELCLMSCIFGENRDIYFPKLDQGLHLITFSEIAKKFLKEKGLEPHLVESEDEARSSINSLIKDGKWPCLFGESNTTGEKSFEEFFTEKETLDLEKHHNLGVVKNDPMFDEEKLAYFLNVISNLREKKSWDKEEIVSLFHKMIPNFGHKEIGVYLDSKM, from the coding sequence ATGGATTATTTAAGTTTAATAAATAGAGATAAACTTCTTTTTGAAAAAGATATTTTAGCAAACAAACTAGAACTATTAAATAGAGTTACTAGTTCTACTTTTTTAGTTTTAGGAGGGGCAGGGACTATTGGACAAGCAGTTACAAAAGAAATTTTTAAGAGAAACCCCAAAAAACTTCATGTTGTTGATATAAGTGAAAACAACCTAGTTGAGTTAGTTAGGGATATTAGAAGTTCATTTGGTTACATAGATGGAGATTTTAAAACGTATGCCCTGGATATTGGTTCGATTGAATATGATGCTTTTATAAATAAGGGAGAAGGGTACGATTATGTCTTAAATTTATCCGCATTAAAGCATGTAAGAAGTGAGAAAGACCCATATACTCTAATGAGGATGATAAAGGTAAATATCCTAAACACAATTAAAACGATAGATCAATCCATAAAAATGAATGCAAAGAAGTATTTTTGCGTTTCTACTGATAAAGCAGCAAATCCTGTTAATATGATGGGGGGATCTAAACGTATAATGGAAATGTTTCTTATGGAAAGGAGTAAACAGATAAATATATCTACTGCTAGATTTGCAAATGTTGCATTTTCTGATGGCTCATTATTACATGGTTTTGAACAACGAATAAAAAAAAAGCAACCAATTGCAGCACCTTCTGATATCAAAAGGTATTTTGTAGTTCCTCAAGAGTCTGGAGAATTATGTTTAATGTCATGTATTTTTGGAGAGAATAGAGATATATATTTTCCTAAGCTAGATCAGGGTCTGCATTTAATTACGTTTTCTGAAATAGCAAAAAAATTCTTAAAAGAAAAAGGATTAGAACCTCATCTGGTAGAGAGTGAAGACGAAGCGAGATCTTCTATAAATTCCCTAATTAAAGATGGGAAATGGCCTTGTTTGTTTGGTGAAAGTAATACAACCGGAGAAAAGAGTTTTGAAGAGTTTTTTACTGAAAAAGAAACGTTAGATTTAGAAAAACATCACAATTTAGGTGTTGTGAAAAATGATCCTATGTTTGATGAAGAAAAACTAGCTTATTTTCTAAATGTTATTAGCAATTTGCGTGAAAAAAAATCATGGGACAAAGAAGAAATTGTTTCATTATTTCATAAAATGATTCCAAATTTTGGGCACAAAGAGATAGGAGTGTATTTAGACTCTAAGATGTAA